The proteins below are encoded in one region of Candidatus Anaeroferrophillus wilburensis:
- a CDS encoding ABC transporter ATP-binding protein: MLEVVDIHTFYGLSHILFDVSLEIAEGEIVCLLGRNGAGKSTTMRSIMGLTPAKRGTIHFRGTEITGEKPFRIARRGIGYVPDNRRVFTDLTVGENLDIAARQPDDRTDLWDKEQIYEFFPQLKAINNRRAGFLSGGEQQMLTIGRALMTNPDLLLLDEPTEGLAPLIVALLEEQIMKLKAAGLTVLLAEQNLGVALRLSDRAYVIDNGVIRYQGTIDELREHEEVCCQYLMV; encoded by the coding sequence GTGCTTGAAGTGGTCGACATCCACACCTTCTACGGACTGAGTCACATCCTCTTTGATGTCTCCCTGGAGATCGCCGAAGGAGAAATTGTCTGCCTTCTGGGCCGCAACGGAGCCGGCAAAAGCACCACCATGCGGAGTATTATGGGCCTGACGCCGGCAAAACGGGGCACGATCCATTTTCGCGGAACAGAGATAACCGGCGAAAAACCGTTTCGCATCGCCCGGCGCGGCATCGGCTATGTTCCCGATAACCGGCGGGTCTTTACCGACCTGACGGTGGGAGAAAACCTCGACATTGCCGCCCGCCAACCTGATGACCGTACGGATCTCTGGGACAAGGAACAGATTTACGAATTTTTCCCCCAACTAAAGGCGATCAACAACCGCCGGGCCGGGTTTCTCAGCGGCGGCGAGCAGCAGATGCTGACCATCGGCCGGGCCCTGATGACCAACCCGGACCTCCTTCTGCTTGACGAGCCCACCGAGGGTCTCGCCCCCCTGATTGTCGCTCTGCTGGAAGAGCAGATCATGAAACTCAAAGCGGCCGGACTCACCGTCCTGCTGGCCGAACAGAATCTTGGGGTTGCCCTGCGGCTCAGCGATCGAGCCTACGTCATCGACAACGGCGTCATCCGCTACCAAGGAACCATTGATGAACTGCGGGAACATGAAGAGGTCTGCTGCCAGTATCTGATGGTCTGA
- a CDS encoding ABC transporter ATP-binding protein, translating into MLILEGITKSFAGFMAVNNAHLTVNEGEIVAVIGPNGAGKTTLFSLITGTQTPTTGSIQFKGVEIAGLAPHTICRRGISRSYQVVNIFHRLTVFENVQLAVLSRQGKTFNLWAPSRRLAVAQTMAILDSVGLADKAEQTSGMLSHGDQKVLEIAISLGTNPDLLIMDEPTAGMSVEETRMSIELIRRLSSEMGVTILFCEHDIDLVFSISHTIMVMQRGETIIQGNPAVVRENSRVKEAYLGEGNYCA; encoded by the coding sequence ATGCTGATCCTTGAAGGCATCACCAAATCATTTGCCGGTTTTATGGCGGTCAACAATGCCCATCTGACAGTCAATGAGGGGGAGATCGTCGCCGTCATTGGCCCCAACGGAGCCGGCAAAACCACCCTTTTCAGCCTGATTACCGGCACCCAGACCCCAACGACCGGCAGTATCCAATTTAAGGGGGTAGAGATTGCCGGACTTGCCCCCCACACCATCTGCCGCCGGGGAATCAGCCGCTCCTATCAGGTGGTGAACATCTTTCACCGGCTCACCGTCTTTGAAAATGTCCAGCTGGCAGTCCTCTCCCGGCAGGGAAAAACGTTCAATCTCTGGGCACCCTCCCGACGGCTGGCCGTTGCTCAAACCATGGCAATCCTCGATAGCGTCGGACTGGCTGACAAGGCGGAGCAGACCAGCGGCATGCTCTCCCATGGCGATCAGAAGGTGCTTGAAATCGCCATCTCCCTGGGAACCAATCCCGATCTCTTGATCATGGATGAGCCCACCGCCGGCATGTCGGTTGAGGAAACCCGGATGTCCATTGAGTTGATCCGCCGGCTCTCCTCGGAAATGGGGGTGACCATTCTCTTTTGTGAGCACGACATCGACCTGGTTTTCTCCATTTCCCATACGATCATGGTAATGCAAAGGGGGGAGACAATCATCCAAGGAAACCCAGCGGTAGTCCGGGAGAACAGCCGGGTCAAAGAGGCCTATTTAGGGGAAGGAAACTATTGTGCTTGA
- a CDS encoding branched-chain amino acid ABC transporter permease, whose product MFVTGLLATSLNMVLGFGGMYQFGHAVFYGVGAYTLALFLTKTDLPPWIGFLAAPLVAAGFSLVIGLICVRLSKLYFGMLQISLGSLVWAITFRWYSLTGGDDGINGIPLPELISSTTGAYYCTLAMVLVSLLVMFCITRSTFGRIFLGIRDNPERSASIGINVKAHQLVGMVIAGFFAGVAGSLFVVVEGSVFPDLMFWTLSLEILIMCLLGGWFTFLGPMAGAAIIVAMQTFVGSYTEYWTMILGIVLMLAIFFLPEGVLGFLLEKLAIRSTTGTGD is encoded by the coding sequence ATGTTCGTCACCGGCCTGCTGGCTACCAGCCTCAACATGGTCCTCGGCTTCGGGGGAATGTATCAGTTCGGCCACGCGGTTTTCTATGGCGTCGGGGCTTACACTCTGGCCCTGTTCCTCACGAAAACCGACCTGCCGCCATGGATTGGCTTTCTGGCCGCACCTCTGGTGGCCGCCGGTTTTTCATTGGTCATCGGCCTGATCTGCGTCCGGCTTTCCAAACTCTATTTCGGCATGCTCCAGATCTCCCTGGGATCGCTGGTCTGGGCGATCACCTTCCGCTGGTATTCCCTGACCGGAGGCGATGACGGCATCAACGGCATTCCCCTGCCCGAGCTCATCAGTTCGACCACCGGGGCCTACTACTGCACCTTGGCCATGGTCCTTGTCTCCTTGCTGGTAATGTTCTGCATTACCCGCTCCACCTTCGGCAGAATTTTCCTCGGCATCCGTGACAATCCTGAGCGAAGTGCCTCTATCGGCATCAATGTCAAGGCCCACCAGCTGGTCGGCATGGTCATCGCCGGCTTCTTCGCCGGGGTGGCCGGGTCACTGTTCGTCGTGGTGGAAGGCAGCGTCTTTCCCGACCTGATGTTCTGGACCCTCTCCTTGGAGATCCTGATCATGTGCCTCCTGGGGGGCTGGTTTACCTTCTTGGGCCCCATGGCCGGAGCGGCAATCATTGTCGCCATGCAGACATTTGTCGGCAGCTACACTGAGTATTGGACTATGATTCTCGGCATCGTCCTGATGCTGGCTATCTTTTTCCTCCCCGAGGGAGTGCTGGGCTTTCTGCTCGAAAAGCTGGCCATCCGATCAACCACAGGCACGGGGGACTGA
- a CDS encoding branched-chain amino acid ABC transporter permease has product MGCAANLNLAAFCQQILVGLSKTTILFIVSSGLSLVLGVLRIPNLAHGSLYMIGAFLTYSLALLFGGGGLGFWLALLLSPLCVALAGLLMERGLFRHLYEREHLMLLLFTFSFTLVFGDLVKLVWGSEYRSLPLPSFFQGSIETFGLPFPKYNLFLLAVGPLVAAGLWYLTNRTAIGKIARAAAVDREMVGAIGINVSLVFCAVFVIGCFLAGFGGALVAPTQNITQGMDHGIIMETFLIVIIGGLGNIWGALLGALIFGLTDAIGILLLPQYAIVFPYLAVIIVLTFRPNGLLKSTW; this is encoded by the coding sequence ATGGGCTGCGCCGCCAACCTCAACCTGGCTGCCTTCTGCCAGCAGATTCTTGTCGGCCTGAGCAAGACGACGATTCTGTTCATCGTCTCATCCGGCCTCAGCCTGGTGCTTGGAGTTTTGCGGATCCCCAACCTGGCCCACGGCTCTCTCTACATGATCGGCGCCTTTCTCACCTACAGTCTGGCGCTGCTTTTCGGCGGCGGCGGTCTGGGCTTCTGGCTCGCCCTGCTGCTGTCACCTCTCTGCGTCGCCCTGGCGGGACTGCTGATGGAGAGGGGCCTGTTTCGTCACCTCTACGAGCGGGAGCATCTGATGCTCCTGCTCTTCACTTTCTCCTTCACCCTGGTCTTCGGCGACCTGGTAAAACTGGTCTGGGGCTCGGAATACCGTTCCCTGCCCCTGCCGTCATTTTTCCAGGGCTCCATTGAAACCTTCGGCCTGCCGTTTCCGAAATACAACCTCTTTCTTCTGGCGGTAGGTCCGCTGGTGGCGGCCGGTCTCTGGTATCTCACCAACCGGACCGCCATCGGTAAGATTGCCAGGGCGGCGGCGGTTGACCGGGAGATGGTGGGTGCCATCGGCATCAATGTCAGCCTGGTCTTCTGTGCCGTCTTTGTCATCGGCTGCTTTCTCGCCGGCTTCGGCGGCGCCCTGGTGGCTCCGACCCAGAATATCACCCAGGGGATGGACCACGGCATCATCATGGAAACCTTTCTCATCGTTATTATCGGTGGTCTGGGCAATATCTGGGGCGCTCTGCTGGGGGCCTTGATTTTCGGACTCACCGATGCCATCGGCATCCTGCTCCTACCCCAGTACGCCATTGTCTTTCCCTACCTTGCGGTGATCATCGTCCTCACTTTCCGGCCCAACGGCCTGCTGAAATCAACCTGGTAG
- a CDS encoding ABC transporter substrate-binding protein, protein MKRILASTMMVSLLLLTMLPASALAAKPIHVGIVDCYSGPASTYTNDVLDGFKLVVDEVNAKGGVLGRQITYTTRDSKFKVGLGLSAAKELIMKENVDILMGTINSGLALAISDLCKNEKIPFFATFAKSAKITGEMGHRYVFSMNENTAMIGKAAAHGLALKPFTTYWIAGDDYEYGHALADGVWNNLQQLKPGVELLGQSWWKVGEPDFTPYITSILAAKPDCVIIATGGRDCVPFLKAAKATGFNEKVPFYMHTATELSTLKPLGLNAPEKVIGTSNYHFHYPATGANKAFVAAFQKAYNRLPKVGALYGYTTAKLIINGYEKAGAVNTEKFIDSIEGMAIDSPVGNLTMRAFDHQMMFPMFMGTTAKVEGYDFLMPVDLVTIPGSDVIPSVEEITKARKQ, encoded by the coding sequence ATGAAAAGGATTCTTGCATCTACAATGATGGTTTCGCTGCTGCTACTGACTATGCTGCCCGCATCAGCCCTGGCCGCCAAACCGATCCATGTGGGGATCGTGGACTGTTACAGCGGCCCGGCCAGCACCTATACCAATGACGTCCTCGACGGCTTCAAGCTGGTGGTGGATGAAGTCAATGCCAAAGGCGGCGTCCTGGGCCGGCAGATAACCTACACAACCCGGGACAGCAAGTTCAAGGTGGGGCTGGGACTGAGCGCCGCCAAGGAACTGATTATGAAGGAAAACGTTGACATCCTTATGGGCACTATCAACAGCGGTCTGGCCCTGGCAATTTCCGACCTCTGCAAAAACGAAAAAATTCCATTCTTTGCCACCTTCGCCAAAAGTGCTAAAATCACCGGCGAAATGGGGCATCGCTACGTTTTCTCCATGAATGAGAACACCGCCATGATCGGCAAGGCGGCGGCCCACGGTCTGGCCCTGAAACCGTTTACCACATACTGGATTGCCGGCGATGACTATGAATACGGTCATGCCCTGGCCGACGGAGTCTGGAACAATCTGCAGCAGCTCAAACCAGGAGTAGAACTGCTCGGCCAATCCTGGTGGAAGGTGGGCGAACCGGATTTCACCCCCTACATCACTTCGATCCTGGCGGCCAAGCCTGACTGTGTCATCATCGCCACCGGCGGCCGGGACTGTGTGCCGTTTCTGAAAGCTGCCAAAGCCACCGGCTTTAATGAAAAAGTACCCTTCTACATGCATACGGCAACCGAACTTTCAACCCTCAAACCCCTGGGGCTGAATGCGCCCGAAAAAGTCATCGGCACGTCCAACTATCATTTTCATTATCCGGCAACCGGTGCCAACAAAGCCTTTGTCGCCGCTTTTCAGAAAGCCTACAACCGACTGCCCAAGGTGGGTGCCCTGTACGGCTATACCACCGCGAAGCTGATCATCAACGGCTATGAAAAGGCCGGCGCCGTCAATACCGAAAAATTTATCGATAGCATCGAGGGAATGGCCATCGATTCACCGGTCGGCAACCTGACCATGCGGGCCTTCGATCACCAGATGATGTTTCCCATGTTCATGGGGACGACGGCCAAGGTTGAAGGATATGACTTCCTCATGCCCGTTGATCTGGTTACCATCCCCGGCAGCGACGTTATTCCTTCAGTTGAAGAGATCACCAAGGCCAGGAAACAATAG
- a CDS encoding DUF3450 domain-containing protein, with protein sequence MKRHFSLIALLLLFLLPAAALGAAVDAVTRTVEKTVAVQQETQKEVSAWELERQQLDNDLQNLKMQADLLRHRQQKLQAYIRERQTRIDELQQSIAEQQNVARELEPFLDATLEQAKSLYQKDLPFLVDEREQRFADLALFLDSYDATPADKLRRVLEMLHIEARYGHHVEAGEGMLPLAGVETTVNIFRLGRIGLYYLSLDGTQAGWYNPSVNQWEPLPGRHLEAVKEALRMAMKQRAIDLVKLPLGKGGWQ encoded by the coding sequence ATGAAACGTCATTTTTCCTTGATTGCTCTGTTGCTGCTGTTTCTTTTGCCGGCGGCTGCTCTTGGTGCAGCCGTTGATGCGGTTACCCGCACGGTTGAAAAAACGGTTGCCGTGCAGCAGGAGACGCAGAAAGAGGTCAGTGCCTGGGAGCTGGAGCGCCAACAGCTGGATAATGACCTGCAGAATTTGAAGATGCAGGCTGACCTGCTGCGCCATCGGCAGCAGAAATTGCAGGCCTATATCCGGGAACGGCAAACCAGGATTGACGAACTCCAGCAGAGCATTGCCGAGCAGCAGAATGTTGCCCGGGAGCTGGAGCCGTTTCTTGATGCGACCCTCGAGCAGGCGAAAAGCCTCTATCAAAAGGATCTGCCTTTTCTGGTTGATGAGCGGGAGCAGCGGTTTGCTGATCTGGCTCTCTTTCTTGACAGCTATGATGCGACCCCGGCCGATAAATTGCGGCGTGTGCTGGAGATGCTCCATATCGAAGCCCGCTACGGTCACCATGTGGAGGCTGGCGAGGGAATGCTGCCGTTGGCCGGGGTGGAGACCACGGTGAATATCTTTCGTCTGGGTCGCATCGGCCTCTATTATCTGTCCCTGGATGGCACCCAGGCAGGGTGGTACAACCCCTCGGTCAACCAGTGGGAGCCCCTGCCCGGCCGCCATCTGGAGGCGGTGAAGGAGGCGTTGCGGATGGCGATGAAGCAGCGGGCCATCGACCTGGTGAAACTTCCTTTGGGCAAGGGTGGCTGGCAATGA